A portion of the Pedobacter cryoconitis genome contains these proteins:
- a CDS encoding ribonuclease domain-containing protein, with protein MRILLALITCCLLLFSCKGSSAVTDQTTTQQEKTALDSSSSTDADAEENVKVAGVPQKAYTVAAYVAKNNKAPQGYVGGTVFKNREGLLPQGVAYKEYDVNPKVKGQNRGTERIIIGADGTRYYTGDHYKTFTKF; from the coding sequence ATGAGAATTCTACTTGCTTTAATTACTTGTTGTCTCCTGCTTTTTTCCTGCAAAGGATCTTCTGCGGTAACTGATCAGACCACAACCCAACAGGAGAAAACTGCCCTTGATAGTTCATCATCAACTGATGCAGATGCTGAAGAGAATGTGAAGGTAGCTGGTGTTCCGCAAAAGGCTTATACTGTTGCTGCATATGTAGCTAAAAACAACAAAGCTCCACAGGGTTATGTTGGCGGCACAGTCTTCAAGAACCGCGAAGGGCTATTACCGCAGGGGGTAGCATATAAGGAGTATGATGTGAACCCCAAAGTCAAAGGGCAGAACAGAGGGACTGAACGAATTATAATTGGAGCAGATGGCACCCGGTATTATACCGGAGATCATTATAAAACATTTACAAAATTTTAA